ACCCGAAGCTCCGTCTCCGAACAACAAAATGTAATACCGTGACCAGAACTGTAGAAGATCTCAAAACCTTAAAATTAAATGTAACGGCAGATCCACGGAAGTAGATGGAAACAACTCGTCATTTTCACAGGTGCACGATTCAGAAACAAATTACAAATaaaagatccgaaatttgggaGTTTCGAGGTGAAAATTACCGTCGGGGGAGAGAGAACGAGAAGCGACGGGCGGCGGCGAGGCGAAGATTGGATTTGAAATCGAATGGGGAGAGAAGTATAGTGAAGTAAAGATGAAAAGAACAGTTTGAATTTGAGGAAATGCCGCCGGTCAGGTCCGAAATTCAAATAGATGCCTTTTTTGCATTCATTacctattatttatttatttaccaGTATACCCACGCACGCACGCAActctataatattttttataatttatttgatttatatttaaatgaatatcaaaatataattataaaaaagaaTGAGAGATTAcactataattttgatatataaattaaaaaataaaataatacaaattaatttcaGTGAGAATTGAAACTATAACCTAAACTCTAAAAAATAATGACTCTATTTGTTGAACTGCATATAAtttgcattaaaattttaacattttattaatatatatatttattaaaacagATCATGACACCAAAATTAATTACTCTAAATGTttcaaacttaataaaatagtatAGATAATATGCGAAAGATAtggaatatatattaaaaataaaagcaagtaattatttaattaataatatttttcatttaagaATACTGACAGATTTAATTACAAATTGTTAAGAGATTAGAGATTACTTATTTTAGTAATTAAAACTATTAATGAATTTGCCCAAAAAAAAGAAGAGGGTAATATTGTCAAATGAGAGTATAAAAATTGAAGATGAGTctgtttaaaaatttaaattttaaaaattaatcatatatacaaatttttaatttttaaaataaaatattatttatcaaatacattactaaataaaaataaaaatggacATAAATTGATTGCACgtaatattttattgtttatccTTTGTATAATATCATTCAAATAATATCGTTATTTTATAAcaaaaggcaaaaatttgtgcgAGATAgtttcacgggtcatattttgtgacagatctcttatttgggtcatctattaaaaaatattatttttatactaatagtattactttttattgtgaatattgataggATTGACATGTcgtacaaataaagattcgtgagaccgtctcacaaaagatctactcataaaaaaattatattcttAGTCATAAGAAGATATATTATAAAGATCTCGAACCGAAACCTCGTCTCAAATTTAGAAATTCTGTGTCATGTGTGTTATAGTTCATCAGCACCTCTCAATGTTCTTCGTGAACCACATTCATCATAAAATGTCAAAAAGTTTGTATACATCGTCAAGAATGCCACAATTTGAATCACCACCTACTAAATATAGTAGAAGTATTTGGAAATCATATTTATCTATGAATTTCATGGAGTGCGTTGGATTCAGGACCGGCTCTAGGGGTAGGCGCCCTAGACAGCCGCCTAAGGCCTCTCTTTTTGTTAAAGCCTCTAATATAATTAGGGCTTTAGTTTTGGacttttaattatcaatttttatgtgatatttgtatatttaattttaaaaaaaattatataaaacattCACCTAAAAAAATAGCCTAAGACCTCCAAATTTCTGACGGCCCTGGTTGGATTGTGTATGGGAATAAGTGGCATGTCGAGCAGTTCGTAAAATGGCTATGCCAGGCGGCCCATACAAATTGAAAGGTCTATTCGCTAGGATCATCCACAATCGCGTATTAATATTTCAATGATTTCAGCAAAAAGGAAAAAGACGGATAGTTGAAGCATACGCACAAACAAATGTATACGGGAGTGAAAAATACACCACACCCCTACAATAATTTCTAAAATGGATAGGCGAATATATACACGAACACGATTAAAAACGACACCCCTATAGAGATTACATGATGGAAGAAACATAATGGTGGAACAAACTGAGAATCAAACAAGCAGAAGATGACAAAGTCCGCTAGGCACGAAGACAAACATCGACTCAAAGCACGGTAACATATCCAGAAATCGTATCACAAATTAGCAATTCGTTATGGACATAATAATCTATGCAGATGAATGAAGCTCGGTCTATCGAGAAGCTTTTAGCTGTGTCCTAACATTCACTAGCATAGAACCCCATCAAATGCCATTGATATCCTTAGCAGTTGTTGTCTTAAATGACCAAAAAGTGCAGCAATTACCTAAAACGTCACTCACAGATGCAAGTCCTTTGATAAATCAAATGTTAGTTCCTCGGCTTGGTTGGGATGAGAAACCCGCATTCTTTTCGCAACATGAAATTCATATGCTTCTGAAACAGATGCATCATCAACATCATCGGTTAACGATATAGGTACATCAAGTGTAGGAGGATATGCCTGATCAGTGGAGTTCACAATTCGATAGGGGCTGACACGCTCTGTAGCGTCCAATGTGCCACCAGAAGCAAAGGGAGGACAACAAGGCAAGATTTCGAGAGATGATGTGCCATTACCTTGTGTCTGATTTGTTTCTTCATAAAATTCTGACAGATTCTTCAAAAGTAAGGAACCTTCATTTTGCTCACTAATCCCTAATAGACTACAAGACTCTGACGTACCAACCAATTCTCCTGACACTGAGGTAATGCGAACGGTTGAGCAATCAATATTTCCAGATAATGTACATTTTGGTCCATCTGGTTCATCATAAGATCCAACAGCTTCAAAAGAATGGTATTTTTCATCAGCATCTAACTCCGAGACATCATCGGAGTTACCACTTGATGGTGCAGGGGACAGGTCAGCATCCTCTAGCATAGCTTCACAATCAGACTCCAATCTAAATTCTCTAGAAGAGTAAGGAAAGAGGGTTGCTACAGGGATCAATCCATCTACATGCTGGAAGGAGGATTCCGTTAATCCAGAATGCACAAAATGTTCGCCAGGTTCTCTCTCTTCCTGTCAAAAAGCATAAATGATCATGAGAAAAAGCTCATTGTTTTGAATGCAACTGACCTAAGAGAGACGGTTATACTAACACAAAATATCACCATCCAAGCTCTCATTCGGTGTTTAAAATGCAGTAAGACTGGTTCCCAACACACGAATTAAGAGGGAAAAAACCGTTTGCAGTAGTTTATACTCAAAAGCAGAACTCATAATCGGAAAAACTAAATAAACAGAATATAAGTTGGCCAGTGCATGATTGACTCTACCATTTAAATCTTCAATAAAAAATTTGATCCACAAGATCACGCAAAATTGAAATTGAGAAGTTTGGGACAAGCAATTCCTAGTCTCAAAGAAAACATTTTGTTTTTTCCGGAAAGAGTATGAACCTCATTAATTAgtaaacataaaaaaaacaagtaataaataaaaaaaactttataTTATAGTAGCACGCATAAACACATATGTATCAAAATGCGGAATATCTATGTATTTGTCAGTAAGGGTGCCATAAATTTAGGTTTATTCGGTTCGGTTTAAACAGTTTTTCGATCGGCTTTGATTTTTGGTCCATAAAATCGATTCAGTATGAAAGCATAGGACAAtagttatttttcaatttattatttaaaccaTATAAACCAAACCATAATACAGGAAGACCAAACCGAAGCAAAACAAAGTGGTTGGTATTCGGATTAGGCATTTGAAAAAGCGAACCGAAATTTACCAAAACCGGACTGACCATTGCACACCCCTATTTCTCGTAGACAATGCACAAACCACAAAATTTCAAATGGCATTCATATTTACTCTAAGATTAAGAATATAACAAACCTAAGCACTTGATCATACTGATGGTATCTTAAAGTACCTTGGTCTGAGAAACAGGTCTTCTCAACTCATCATCAATAGACTCTATCTGCTCAAAAGCTCGAGAATGCATGCCACTGAATGACCCTGACACATATCCTGGCTCTAACAAATTCTTCAAACTCAATCCTGAATTTCTGGTGCATTGGTTATTGTTAACTTGTGTAGCTGATAGTAAAGTCATCTCAATTCCATGCTCATTTTCATTGTAATTAGCGGTCGTCGGAGCACTAGGTGAATTATTTATGTCACTTTCACTTGACGAAGAACATTCTTCAGAACATGTCTCAAGGAGCTCATGAATCAATCTCTCAATACAAGCCCGTTTCATGGATGCTTCACCAGGAGGAAACCAATCTGCTTGAAGCTGGAAAACAGACACTAGGTCAGTTTGGCATACGAGTTTTAACGTGTTTGTTCCTTGCTGCAAAGGAACAtctgaaaaaagaaaaagaattcTGAAATTCCAACCATTAACCTGAGAAGGAAATAATGACCAAAAAAAAAGATATCTGCTGAAAGACCATATTAGTATAAAGCAAAAAAGAAACCATTCGTAAGATTATCAGGGTTGTCAGTGAAATCATGATCGGCTCAATAAAATTGCCTCAATCATGCAAAAAAGACAACTATTAGAACATTTTTCCGTTTTAAATTGGCGATGAGAAATTTTAAACATGAAGTCAagcatttcaatcaataaatcCGCGTAGGGGGCTAACTTCGGACAAACCAGATTGAAAGTTAAATAACTCAAAAACTATATCCTTCTTCTGATTCAAATTTATGATCATATCCATGAACTGGATGATATCAAGTATATAATTAGTCGCACTTCATATGAAAGTGAACACTTGTATCTTTAATAGATACTTTATCTCTTGATATTCTTATCACAGTCAGAATATAATTTAAAAGGATTTACCATGTCAATATCAATCCATCTAGAATCTTCACAATTTGCTGTgtaattgaataaaaaaaaattatgtttatgATCTCTATTTCCTTTGAAACAGAGTGGACGGACAACATACAGGGGATTTGGAAAAATGGGTCAGGATCAGTCTCATAAACAAACTGATAAGAAGTATTGTAAGGCTTTGTCTTTGGTGGTAAATATGATGAAGTCTGGTATGACTTTGAAAAAGGGATGATAGAACTTCAAGGCTTAAGGGACAATAGAACCAATAACCTTCCGCAACTTTCAAGTTTCAATAACCCTCCTCGCAAATAGTCCCCAACAATGTCCGTGACTCCGTGCACAGTTAAAAACCCAAAAGGTGCACAATAATTATGGGAAGTAGAAGTTAAgtgaaaaataaattacaatACCCACAATTTTTAAGGTAAACATAACATAAAAATGACAGGATAATTTTTTGGGCGTCTTGGTCAGGTCATTTCCACCAGATGGTTCATACCAGGAAATATTTAGATACTTCGTCCGAGAACATTTTGCATTAACAAATAAGTGAAAGAAAAAACTTGAGTGTCATTCAAGAGGCTATGGGTCTAAATAGAATGCTAGGTTTGAATGTCTTGCTCGTTGCAATGCCATAGAAGTTTAATCGGCCAATCATAGGAATGTTTTTACTACTTGAATTATAAGGCAATAAGATAAGATGATTGTGTGTTTGATTCAGAAGTTAGGACAAAGCATTATACTTACGAAATTGGAAGATGGCGTTATCTTGTACACGTTAAAGTTCGTAGGGGCTTCGTCCAGAAAAAGCTCCACATAGTGAAGCAAGAAAAGGCCACAATCATATAAATTTTGCTGCTGAGGTAGCTACagagccaaaaaaaaaaataaagatcaAATTATTAATCATAATACATGAAGGCACATGCCATAAGTTCCACACTAGCAAATTATTAAATCAATGACAAAAATGTAATCAAATGCGTTGATTATAATATGTCAGATAAAAGATACATAAGAGTTCAGTGCAAAGTAGAATCAAATGCTGAACATGCGGATGTTAGTTGAacatttttttataagaaacgatattttattaataataacatAAGAAAGAGTACATCAGTGGACTAGTGGTTCACTGTCATCATGAAACACACAATATCAAATTGATCTTAATGATACACATATTCTCAATCTCTCAATAAATCTAAAATcattcttaaaataaatttactgAGCCTAAGCTCAACagcatcaattttttttaaaaatgctgcaactaaataaataaattaggggggggaggggggggggggttgggGTTGTTTGAGGCTGACCAATTATAGCCCACTTCACTAATTTACCCACAAGTTTTTCGCGGAGAACAAAAGTAACAAGAACAAAAACGCGAGGATCATGTGAATGTGAAActattagaaataaattaaactaaaatagTGACAAGAATACAAGTAGCATGAATAATATAACACTCTTATTATTGGTGtgttgaataaaataatggtaGCAGCGATTATTTTTAAGTATTAACTGATAGTGTTTACTTAACTTCGGCATATATATTTTAGCATTTAACATAAAATAACGAGTGCAATTATAATGAAAATTGTACTCATCCCctatttattttgacaaattGTCCATAAATTAAGCTGATTTATTAACACAAAGGTGGTTTTTGTGTTTACAGTTTCCAAATACCATATCGAGCATTAATACTAAACAGTAATAACAATTGCgagatatttttatttttgttgatttGATATACAATCATTAGAACCACATATTTATTATTCCAAAAACAAGGATATAAAATTATGATAGTCAAGATATTAGAACTAAATGATTACCTTTGTTTTTCTTCTgagcatatttttttttatataagaaACTTCTGAGCATATTAGTTTTAATTCAATACCTATCTACCAGATGTTTGGAGGAGAGGGCGGCCTATCTAAAAGAGCGGAAGCTTATTAGGTATTTTGTGAACTCTCACTGTTCAATGTATTCATGTAGAATTAGAAAGGTACCTCAAGAGAGACAAACTTTAAGTTTCTGAATTTTGAATACATATCTTCACATGTCTCATTCTGCCTTTCTTTCCACTCCTCCCACAAGTAACTGTCATGCCACGATATACAttgaaaaataatcaaaaaGTGTACGGAATGACGTAAGAACAGAAGGAAATGCAAGCATAGAAAATTTGAATAGAATTAAAAGTTAAAAGTGTTGAACCAAACTGTAACATATAACAAGATATTTAGTAAATGGCTAACTGAATATCCAATTAATTCTAACTTATTGCAGTTGCAGGTATTTGGACAATAAACTATCATTCCCAAGGAATTGGCCTTCATAAGGTACTATTTATAGTCACAAAATTCCTCCTGTTTAACGGAAATTTACTTAAAAATACAGAGTAAGTAATATCTCAAACAAATAAAGCACAGCCTTAATGGAAGCAATTTTTATCCTTTACATGCCTCAAGTCCTTccattctcaatacaccatcTCTAATAAATGAAAGAGACTACCTCTGCATAAGATCTTTGAGGCCCATATGAGTTCCTCTGAATGAATCCATATGCAATATACAGGGTAGTCTAATCAACTTGTCATCAACATCTAAAATTGACAAAGGAATAATGTCAAAGAACAGAAAAATCTTATTTAGAACATGGCCGTCAGTGCGAAACTACTTGCCTGTATCCTTCGTGACTTCACCAAAATAACAAACCACTATAAGACTCCAGTGGTAACTGACATACAAATAAATTGTAAACCACTATTTTCTATATCCTGATACCAGAAGTTAGAACTCAAGAAAATCAAGCGAAAAGGTTGGTAATAGAGTTACTGCTTTATTACTTGTAGTTGACGGGAATAAATATGAAATCCTTTTCCAGCAAGTTCACTTTTCTTGTCCATTTACGAACTCGCTGGAAAGCTGCCTTGCCATCAAAAGCACTGGATGGATCTTTATCCATGTCAGCAAGCTTCCTAAAGAAGAAACTGTTGAAAAAATGTAACTTAACCCTCTCCTCTCCACTTTGTCTATTCTTCAAGTATCTGTCATGAGGTTAAACTTCAATCACTTATCCGCTATTGTAAACCTTAAActctattttaataaaatttttgtttcctctcaaaaaaaaaaacttcaatcaaatcaaatgaAGGAGAAAATGAGTAAATGAAAACAGCAGCtaacatttgaaaaaaaaaaagaaactgaGAAGTGAGAACCAAACAATATTTAAGAATTATTCTGCACTAGACcgattttatttctttaaactGCCAATAAAAAAGGATTTGTACTTACCTGACTCAATCCTCAGCCAATAGTCCACAGGAATAAAATCATAATGAAACAAACCACCA
The Primulina eburnea isolate SZY01 chromosome 5, ASM2296580v1, whole genome shotgun sequence genome window above contains:
- the LOC140832780 gene encoding probable ubiquitin-like-specific protease 2B isoform X2, producing the protein MKASCKSLDVFEFREEDELTEMTARNLTSKYRKSHALDHDEYSFLDSVTRGAEIHTKVIDTAMCENVDAADVDHSGAAAAAFSPSEIENLDEEKMPRASNDLHNNFEIHEQASEIKSNIHEPESVCPLACLKDQSKFPFSKPSFDDEFVRLASDADENKTSSDGLSPVDCFSGWDLGDDRGRIIFITDYMYYLGARYLDSVVSFSRNSVEVKSKTTYGTKESIRFQLEIDDIVKIESCWSARLETGIISIFFISKSITHDVAVHDASVSGIHELKFTAVDSDWYEKKEAIASLDAKYKALWNSLLDIGLEKCSTLPHWEAMFTRSYFPNFDKPFDEVIYPKGDPDAVSISKRDIDLLQPNTFVNDTIIDFYIKYLKNRQSGEERVKLHFFNSFFFRKLADMDKDPSSAFDGKAAFQRVRKWTRKVNLLEKDFIFIPVNYNYHWSLIVVCYFGEVTKDTDVDDKLIRLPCILHMDSFRGTHMGLKDLMQSYLWEEWKERQNETCEDMYSKFRNLKFVSLELPQQQNLYDCGLFLLHYVELFLDEAPTNFNVYKITPSSNFLQADWFPPGEASMKRACIERLIHELLETCSEECSSSSESDINNSPSAPTTANYNENEHGIEMTLLSATQVNNNQCTRNSGLSLKNLLEPGYVSGSFSGMHSRAFEQIESIDDELRRPVSQTKEEREPGEHFVHSGLTESSFQHVDGLIPVATLFPYSSREFRLESDCEAMLEDADLSPAPSSGNSDDVSELDADEKYHSFEAVGSYDEPDGPKCTLSGNIDCSTVRITSVSGELVGTSESCSLLGISEQNEGSLLLKNLSEFYEETNQTQGNGTSSLEILPCCPPFASGGTLDATERVSPYRIVNSTDQAYPPTLDVPISLTDDVDDASVSEAYEFHVAKRMRVSHPNQAEELTFDLSKDLHL
- the LOC140832780 gene encoding probable ubiquitin-like-specific protease 2B isoform X1, translated to MKASCKSLDVFEFREEDELTEMTARNLTSKYRKSHALDHDEYSFLDSVTRGAEIHTKVIDTAMCENVDAADVDHSGAAAAAFSPSEIENLDEEKMPRASNDLHNNFEIHEQASEIKSNIHEPESVCPLVECSLIPVAPACLKDQSKFPFSKPSFDDEFVRLASDADENKTSSDGLSPVDCFSGWDLGDDRGRIIFITDYMYYLGARYLDSVVSFSRNSVEVKSKTTYGTKESIRFQLEIDDIVKIESCWSARLETGIISIFFISKSITHDVAVHDASVSGIHELKFTAVDSDWYEKKEAIASLDAKYKALWNSLLDIGLEKCSTLPHWEAMFTRSYFPNFDKPFDEVIYPKGDPDAVSISKRDIDLLQPNTFVNDTIIDFYIKYLKNRQSGEERVKLHFFNSFFFRKLADMDKDPSSAFDGKAAFQRVRKWTRKVNLLEKDFIFIPVNYNYHWSLIVVCYFGEVTKDTDVDDKLIRLPCILHMDSFRGTHMGLKDLMQSYLWEEWKERQNETCEDMYSKFRNLKFVSLELPQQQNLYDCGLFLLHYVELFLDEAPTNFNVYKITPSSNFLQADWFPPGEASMKRACIERLIHELLETCSEECSSSSESDINNSPSAPTTANYNENEHGIEMTLLSATQVNNNQCTRNSGLSLKNLLEPGYVSGSFSGMHSRAFEQIESIDDELRRPVSQTKEEREPGEHFVHSGLTESSFQHVDGLIPVATLFPYSSREFRLESDCEAMLEDADLSPAPSSGNSDDVSELDADEKYHSFEAVGSYDEPDGPKCTLSGNIDCSTVRITSVSGELVGTSESCSLLGISEQNEGSLLLKNLSEFYEETNQTQGNGTSSLEILPCCPPFASGGTLDATERVSPYRIVNSTDQAYPPTLDVPISLTDDVDDASVSEAYEFHVAKRMRVSHPNQAEELTFDLSKDLHL